The following coding sequences lie in one Pseudomonas svalbardensis genomic window:
- the tyrS gene encoding tyrosine--tRNA ligase: protein MKSVEEQLALIKRGAEELLVESELIEKLKRGQPLRIKAGFDPTAPDLHLGHTVLINKLRQFQELGHQVIFLIGDFTGMIGDPSGKSATRPPLTREQVLENAETYKTQVFKILDPAKTEVAFNSTWMDQMGPADFIRLTSQYTVARMLERDDFDKRYTTNQPIAIHEFLYPLVQGYDSVALRADVELGGTDQKFNLLMGRELQRGYGQEAQCILTMPLLEGLDGVKKMSKSLGNYVGIQEAPGVMYGKLVSIPDALMWRYFELLSFRPMDEINAFRADVEAGANPRDIKIKLAEEIVARFHGEEAAANAHRAAGNRMKEGELPDDLPEIELTATEDMPIAAVLNKAGLVKNSAVARDLLGSGGVRIDGEVVDRTFIYVLGATHVCQAGKKAFARITLKSG, encoded by the coding sequence ATGAAGTCGGTTGAAGAGCAGCTAGCGCTGATTAAACGTGGTGCGGAAGAACTGTTGGTCGAGTCCGAGCTGATCGAAAAGCTCAAGCGTGGCCAGCCGCTACGTATCAAGGCAGGCTTCGATCCGACCGCGCCGGATTTGCACCTGGGTCATACCGTGCTGATTAATAAGCTGCGCCAGTTCCAGGAGCTGGGGCATCAGGTGATCTTCCTTATAGGTGACTTCACCGGGATGATCGGCGATCCGAGTGGCAAGAGTGCGACACGTCCTCCTCTTACCCGCGAGCAGGTTCTCGAGAATGCCGAGACCTACAAGACCCAGGTTTTCAAGATTCTTGATCCGGCGAAAACCGAAGTTGCGTTCAACTCCACCTGGATGGATCAGATGGGGCCGGCCGATTTCATTCGCCTGACTTCGCAGTACACCGTAGCTCGCATGCTCGAGCGCGACGACTTCGATAAGCGCTACACCACCAATCAGCCAATTGCCATTCACGAGTTTCTCTATCCGCTGGTTCAGGGTTATGACTCGGTCGCCTTGCGCGCGGACGTCGAGCTGGGTGGTACTGATCAGAAGTTCAACCTGTTGATGGGGCGTGAACTGCAGCGTGGATATGGTCAAGAGGCTCAGTGCATTCTGACCATGCCGCTGCTCGAAGGTCTGGATGGCGTGAAGAAAATGTCCAAGTCCTTGGGCAACTACGTGGGTATTCAGGAAGCGCCGGGTGTGATGTACGGCAAGCTGGTTTCCATTCCGGATGCGCTGATGTGGCGCTACTTCGAATTGCTCAGTTTCCGCCCCATGGATGAGATCAATGCATTCCGTGCTGATGTCGAGGCGGGTGCCAATCCGCGTGATATCAAGATCAAGCTGGCCGAAGAGATCGTTGCGCGTTTCCATGGTGAAGAGGCTGCGGCCAATGCTCACCGTGCGGCGGGTAACCGTATGAAGGAAGGCGAGCTACCGGACGATCTGCCAGAGATCGAATTGACTGCTACTGAAGACATGCCGATTGCTGCTGTCCTTAATAAGGCAGGTCTGGTCAAGAACTCGGCTGTCGCGCGGGACCTTCTAGGTTCTGGTGGTGTGCGTATAGATGGTGAGGTTGTCGATCGCACCTTTATATACGTACTGGGCGCGACCCATGTTTGCCAGGCTGGGAAGAAGGCATTTGCGCGTATTACGCTCAAATCCGGATAA
- a CDS encoding peptidoglycan DD-metalloendopeptidase family protein codes for MTKESSKAPPLYPKTHLLAASGIAALLSLALLVFPSSDVEAKKTTLSLELESPAEQLTQDQDAAEAVQATNEPAASPFAQIENSAEEPQETAQAAPAPASTPAPAIEEKKSPNHREVIVSKGDTLSTLFAKVGLPATSVHEVLASDKQAKQFSQLKHGQKLEFELSPDGQLTNLHSKVSDVESITLIKNDKGYAFNRITAKPTVRSAYVHGVINSSLSQSAARAGLSHSLTMDMASVFGYDVDFAQDIRQGDEFDVIYEQKVVNGKAVGNGPILSARFTNRGKTYTAVRYINKQGNSSYYTADGNSMRKAFIRTPVDFARISSKFSMGRKHPILNKIRAHKGVDYAAPRGTPIKAAGDGKVLLAGRRGGYGNTVIIQHGNTYRTLYGHMQGFAKGIKTGGSVKQGQVIGYIGTTGLSTGPHLHYEFQVNGVHVDPLGQKVAMADPISKAERARFLAQSQPLMARMDQEKSTQLASSKR; via the coding sequence ATGACCAAAGAATCGTCTAAAGCGCCGCCGCTTTACCCGAAGACCCACCTGCTCGCAGCAAGTGGCATCGCCGCCCTTCTGAGCCTGGCGCTTCTGGTATTTCCTTCCAGTGATGTTGAAGCCAAAAAGACGACCCTGAGTCTTGAACTGGAAAGCCCTGCTGAACAACTGACACAAGATCAAGACGCTGCCGAGGCCGTCCAGGCCACAAATGAGCCAGCAGCTTCCCCTTTCGCGCAGATCGAAAACAGCGCCGAAGAACCCCAGGAAACCGCTCAGGCCGCACCGGCGCCAGCATCCACGCCCGCCCCTGCGATCGAAGAAAAAAAATCTCCAAACCATAGGGAAGTGATCGTTTCTAAAGGCGATACGCTCTCCACACTGTTCGCGAAAGTCGGCCTTCCGGCAACTTCGGTGCATGAAGTACTGGCCAGCGACAAACAGGCCAAGCAGTTCAGCCAACTCAAACATGGCCAGAAACTTGAATTCGAACTGAGCCCCGATGGCCAGCTGACCAACTTGCACAGCAAGGTCAGCGACGTCGAAAGCATCACCCTGATCAAGAATGACAAGGGTTATGCATTCAACCGCATTACCGCCAAGCCTACCGTGCGCTCCGCCTACGTTCATGGCGTGATCAACAGTTCGCTGTCGCAATCCGCTGCACGTGCAGGCCTGTCCCACAGCCTGACCATGGACATGGCCAGCGTGTTTGGCTATGACGTCGACTTCGCCCAGGATATTCGCCAGGGTGACGAGTTCGATGTCATCTACGAACAGAAAGTCGTCAACGGCAAGGCCGTCGGCAATGGCCCGATCCTTTCCGCGCGCTTCACCAACCGCGGCAAGACCTACACCGCCGTGCGTTACATCAATAAACAAGGCAACAGCAGCTACTACACAGCTGACGGCAACAGCATGCGCAAGGCGTTTATCCGTACGCCGGTGGACTTCGCCCGCATCAGTTCGAAATTCTCCATGGGCCGCAAGCACCCAATCCTGAACAAGATCCGCGCCCACAAAGGCGTCGACTATGCAGCGCCGCGTGGCACCCCAATCAAGGCAGCCGGTGACGGCAAAGTGTTGCTGGCCGGACGCCGCGGTGGCTACGGCAACACCGTAATCATCCAGCACGGCAATACCTACCGCACGCTGTACGGCCACATGCAAGGCTTCGCCAAAGGCATCAAGACTGGCGGCAGCGTCAAGCAAGGCCAGGTGATCGGCTACATCGGCACCACCGGACTCTCCACCGGCCCGCACTTGCACTACGAGTTCCAGGTCAATGGCGTACACGTCGATCCATTGGGCCAGAAGGTAGCGATGGCCGATCCGATCTCCAAAGCTGAACGCGCACGTTTCCTCGCGCAGAGCCAACCGCTGATGGCGCGTATGGATCAAGAGAAATCCACGCAGCTGGCTTCGAGCAAGCGATAA
- a CDS encoding anhydro-N-acetylmuramic acid kinase — MTLYIGVMSGTSLDGLDIALVELAPAIKLVATHYIPMPDSLRTELLGLCSSGPDEIARSAIAQQNWVKLAAQGIHTLLDQQNLEPEDIRAIGSHGQTIRHEPARGFTVQIGNPALLTELTGITVVSDFRSRDVAAGGQGAPLVPAFHEALFEEQPGNRAVLNVGGFSNLSLIEPGKPVAGFDCGPGNVLLDAWIHQQRGDNFDRDGQWAATGKVEPILLKELLSDPFFVTKGPKSTGREVFNLPWLTQHLTQLPTFATEDVQATLLELTALTIVESLQSAQSDTLELLVCGGGAHNTTLMNRLASLLPNAKVTSTAAYGVDPDWVEAMAFAWLAHCCLEGIAANRPSVTGARGLRVLGAIYPA; from the coding sequence ATGACGCTCTATATAGGTGTGATGTCCGGGACCAGCCTCGACGGCCTGGATATTGCGCTGGTTGAGCTAGCCCCGGCGATCAAGCTGGTCGCCACGCACTACATTCCCATGCCTGACTCCCTACGCACCGAGCTGCTTGGCTTGTGCAGTAGTGGCCCGGACGAGATTGCCCGCTCCGCCATTGCCCAGCAGAACTGGGTGAAGCTGGCAGCACAGGGCATTCACACCCTCCTTGATCAACAAAACCTGGAGCCCGAAGACATTCGTGCAATCGGCAGCCACGGTCAGACCATTCGCCACGAACCCGCGCGCGGCTTCACGGTGCAAATCGGCAACCCTGCCCTACTGACGGAGCTGACCGGCATCACCGTGGTCAGCGACTTCCGCAGCCGCGATGTGGCCGCCGGAGGGCAAGGCGCGCCACTGGTTCCAGCCTTCCACGAAGCGTTGTTCGAAGAACAGCCTGGCAATCGTGCGGTATTGAACGTCGGCGGTTTCAGCAACCTAAGCCTGATCGAGCCCGGTAAACCGGTAGCCGGTTTCGACTGTGGTCCAGGCAATGTTCTGCTGGATGCGTGGATTCACCAGCAACGCGGCGACAACTTTGATCGCGACGGCCAATGGGCTGCCACCGGTAAGGTCGAACCGATTCTTTTGAAAGAATTGCTCAGTGATCCGTTCTTCGTGACCAAAGGCCCGAAAAGTACCGGTCGCGAAGTATTCAACCTGCCATGGCTGACACAGCACCTGACACAGCTGCCGACCTTCGCCACCGAAGACGTGCAGGCAACGCTGCTTGAACTGACCGCCCTGACCATCGTCGAATCACTGCAAAGCGCCCAATCAGACACCCTGGAACTGCTTGTCTGCGGCGGCGGCGCGCACAACACCACGCTGATGAACCGCTTGGCCAGCTTGCTGCCGAACGCCAAGGTCACCAGCACCGCGGCTTACGGTGTAGACCCGGACTGGGTCGAAGCCATGGCTTTCGCCTGGCTGGCACATTGCTGCCTTGAAGGCATCGCGGCCAATCGCCCGAGCGTCACCGGCGCCCGGGGCCTGCGCGTACTCGGTGCCATTTACCCTGCCTGA
- the erpA gene encoding iron-sulfur cluster insertion protein ErpA, with protein sequence MSVESFTPTALQFTHGAAHKVKSLVDEEGNDRLKLRVFVTGGGCSGFQYGFTFDEEVADDDTIVEREGVSLVVDPMSFQYLAGAEVDYQEGLEGSRFVIKNPNASTTCGCGSSFSI encoded by the coding sequence ATGAGCGTCGAATCCTTCACCCCCACGGCTTTGCAATTCACCCACGGTGCCGCGCACAAGGTGAAGAGCCTGGTCGATGAAGAGGGGAATGATCGCTTGAAGCTGCGCGTATTCGTTACGGGCGGTGGTTGTTCAGGTTTTCAGTACGGCTTCACCTTCGATGAAGAAGTGGCCGATGACGACACCATCGTCGAACGCGAAGGTGTGAGTCTGGTGGTCGACCCGATGAGTTTCCAATACCTGGCAGGTGCCGAGGTGGATTATCAGGAAGGTCTGGAAGGTTCGCGCTTCGTGATCAAGAACCCGAACGCCAGCACCACGTGTGGCTGCGGCTCTTCGTTCTCGATCTGA
- the argC gene encoding N-acetyl-gamma-glutamyl-phosphate reductase, which yields MVKVGIVGGTGYTGVELLRLLAQHPQAEVVVITSRSEAGLAVADMYPNLRGHYDGLAFSVPDIKTLGACDVVFFATPHGVAHALAGELLAAGTKVIDLSADFRLQDADEWAKWYGQPHGAPELLEEAVYGLPEVNREQIKQARLIAVPGCYPTATQLGFLPLLEAGLADTTRLIADCKSGVSGAGRGASVGSLYSETSESMKAYAVKGHRHLPEIRQGLRRAAGKDVGLTFVPHLTPMIRGIHSTLYATVVDRSVDLQALFEKRYANEPFVDVMPAGSHPETRSVRGANVCRIAVHRPQDGDLVVVLSVIDNLVKGASGQAVQNLNILFGLDERLGLSHAGMLP from the coding sequence GAAGTGGTCGTCATCACTTCCCGATCCGAGGCCGGTCTGGCCGTGGCTGATATGTATCCGAACCTGCGCGGTCATTACGATGGCTTGGCGTTCAGCGTTCCGGACATCAAGACGCTGGGCGCTTGCGACGTGGTGTTCTTCGCCACGCCTCACGGTGTTGCCCATGCATTGGCCGGCGAACTGTTGGCAGCCGGGACCAAAGTCATCGACCTGTCGGCGGACTTCCGTCTGCAAGACGCCGATGAGTGGGCCAAGTGGTACGGTCAGCCGCACGGCGCGCCGGAACTGCTGGAAGAGGCGGTTTACGGCTTGCCGGAAGTCAATCGCGAGCAGATCAAGCAGGCTCGTCTGATCGCCGTGCCGGGTTGCTACCCGACTGCTACGCAATTGGGTTTCCTGCCATTGCTTGAAGCCGGTCTCGCCGATACCACCCGCTTGATCGCTGACTGCAAGTCCGGTGTCAGTGGTGCCGGTCGTGGCGCGTCTGTAGGTTCGCTGTACTCCGAGACGTCGGAAAGCATGAAGGCTTACGCCGTCAAAGGTCACCGTCACCTGCCGGAAATCCGCCAGGGTCTGCGTCGTGCCGCGGGCAAAGACGTCGGTCTGACGTTCGTTCCGCACCTGACGCCAATGATTCGAGGCATCCACTCGACGCTCTACGCGACAGTCGTGGACCGCTCCGTGGATCTGCAGGCGCTGTTTGAAAAGCGTTATGCCAACGAGCCGTTCGTCGATGTCATGCCTGCTGGCAGCCATCCGGAAACCCGCAGTGTGCGCGGTGCCAACGTTTGCCGTATTGCGGTGCATCGTCCGCAGGATGGTGATCTGGTGGTGGTGTTGTCGGTGATCGACAACCTGGTCAAAGGTGCGTCGGGTCAGGCGGTGCAGAACCTGAACATCCTGTTTGGTCTGGATGAGCGCTTGGGTCTGTCCCATGCAGGCATGCTGCCGTAA